Proteins encoded together in one Cyanobium sp. WAJ14-Wanaka window:
- a CDS encoding chlorophyll a/b-binding protein, translating into MTNTPANDQLLNNSSEQLTLVEQLRKVELFNGRAAMLGIVIGIVVEGLTGYGIAHQIGLGALVDGYASCRTQFLPFCF; encoded by the coding sequence ATGACCAACACTCCCGCCAACGACCAACTGCTCAATAACAGCTCTGAACAGCTGACCCTCGTGGAGCAGCTCAGGAAAGTCGAACTGTTTAACGGCCGTGCAGCCATGCTTGGCATCGTGATCGGCATCGTGGTGGAGGGCCTAACTGGCTACGGCATCGCCCACCAGATCGGCCTCGGCGCCTTAGTGGATGGCTATGCCTCCTGCCGCACCCAGTTCCTGCCCTTCTGTTTCTGA
- a CDS encoding MTH1187 family thiamine-binding protein: MCVAACERVLTEAGIKIQLHPNGTAIEGEWEPVFAAIEACHQAVQAMGCPRVYTNLKVTTRTNKEQTLEDKAASGSPGTEPLKTYCGSAFSG, encoded by the coding sequence ATCTGTGTCGCCGCCTGTGAGAGGGTGCTCACTGAAGCCGGCATCAAGATCCAGCTGCATCCCAACGGCACGGCGATCGAAGGTGAGTGGGAGCCGGTGTTCGCCGCGATTGAGGCCTGCCACCAGGCGGTGCAGGCCATGGGCTGCCCCCGCGTCTACACCAACTTGAAAGTAACTACCCGCACGAACAAGGAGCAGACCCTGGAAGACAAGGCGGCCAGTGGTTCGCCAGGGACCGAGCCTTTGAAGACCTATTGCGGCAGCGCTTTCTCAGGCTGA
- a CDS encoding type II toxin-antitoxin system VapC family toxin, giving the protein MTVVLDASALLAYLLQEPGAEVVDGLLSDARMTSVNWAEVVQKALSAGVDVQGMREELQALGMQVEPFLATDGERAGQLWPLTRQRGLSLGDRACLSLGLRLGLKVVTCDRAWAEMPLELEIQVLR; this is encoded by the coding sequence GTGACGGTGGTGCTGGATGCCTCGGCCCTGTTGGCGTATCTGCTGCAGGAACCGGGCGCCGAGGTTGTTGATGGGCTGTTGAGCGATGCGCGAATGACCAGCGTGAACTGGGCTGAGGTGGTGCAGAAGGCGCTCTCCGCCGGAGTGGACGTGCAGGGAATGCGAGAGGAGCTGCAGGCCCTGGGGATGCAAGTGGAGCCCTTTCTGGCTACGGATGGTGAGCGAGCAGGCCAGTTGTGGCCCCTCACCCGGCAGCGGGGCCTGTCGCTGGGTGATCGCGCCTGCCTCAGCCTTGGGCTGCGGCTGGGCCTGAAGGTGGTGACCTGTGATCGGGCCTGGGCAGAGATGCCACTGGAGCTGGAGATTCAGGTTCTGCGTTGA
- a CDS encoding high light inducible protein yields the protein MTESTPSFGFVAFAETWNGRLAMLGFVIGLGTELLTGQSILGQLGLG from the coding sequence ATGACTGAGTCCACGCCCAGCTTCGGTTTCGTCGCCTTTGCTGAAACCTGGAATGGCCGCCTGGCCATGCTTGGCTTCGTGATTGGCCTGGGTACCGAGCTGCTCACCGGCCAGAGCATCCTTGGCCAACTCGGTCTCGGTTGA